The following are encoded together in the Vigna unguiculata cultivar IT97K-499-35 chromosome 2, ASM411807v1, whole genome shotgun sequence genome:
- the LOC114173956 gene encoding autophagy-related protein 8f isoform X1: MARSYFKQEHDLEKRRAEAARIREKYPDRIPVIVEKAERSDIPSIDKKKYLVPADLTVGQFVYVIRKRIKLSAEKAIFIFVDNVLPPTGAIMSAIYDEKKDEDGFLYVTYSGENTFGDFISIQEPL, translated from the exons ATGGCAAGGAGCTACTTCAAACAAGAGCATGATCTTG agaaGAGAAGAGCTGAGGCTGCTAGGATTAGAGAAAAATACCCAGACAGGATCCCG GTTATTGTGGAGAAGGCAGAAAGAAGTGACATCCCAAGTATTGACAAGAAAAA GTACCTTGTCCCTGCTGACCTGACTGTTGGACAATTTGTCTACGTGATCCGCAAAAGGATCAAGCTAAGTGCAGAAAAGGCAATCTTTATATTTGTGGACAACGTCCTTCCTCCTACAG GAGCAATTATGTCTGCCATATATGATGAGAAGAAGGACGAGGATGGGTTTCTCTATGTTACATACAGTGGCGAGAACACCTTTGGGGATTTCATTTCCATTCAGGAGCCCTTATAA
- the LOC114174105 gene encoding phosphatidylinositol/phosphatidylcholine transfer protein SFH11 isoform X3: MIHFEHRRPPSSNGKVFTVKKNGHRLRFSIVRVALCCLQMRSPKALSEDRDVTIARGEEGEDELRSGFQGLKFDSGTGSGKKKKSIHPPIETHWDLHSSASGKKSNSSPIKSLLSLSFPFMKFRRSKSLVMILEGARDPKDKQIVESFREMLLQESLLPPKHDDYHTLLRFLRMRDFDMSKSKGMFQNYLNWRKEFRVDQLPKEFNFTEYNEVKNCYPHGYHGVDRFGRPLYIERIGMVDLNKLGQVTTFERFIKHHVSEQEKTLKLRYPACSLAAKRHIASTTSILDVNGVGMSNFSKPARYLFTEIQKIDSCYYPETLNKLFIINAGSGFRMLWKAVKTFLDERTVAKIQVLGSNYLSVLLEAIEPSNLPTFLGGNCTCSDYGGCLMSDRGPWKNPEVLEMIQAVNLREEIDGKCEDVEVATEDSSMPKKVEMQTKDGDNTLSLLEETACVGSDSACTCRLAMQKIDCLEATLGDIQNKIKTLEDALQNTIVVASKEQAQHSGQPAV, translated from the exons atgattcatTTTGAGCATCGTAGGCCACCCTCAAGTAATGGTAAAGTTTTTACGGTTAAAAAAAATGGTCATCGATTACGGTTTTCAATCGTGAGAG TAGCATTGTGCTGTTTACAAATGAGAAGTCCGAAGGCTTTGTCCGAAGACAGGGACGTGACTATAGCAAGAGgtgaagaaggagaagatgaatTGCGTTCTGGTTTTCAGGGACTGAAGTTTGACAGTGGAACTGGTAgtggtaagaaaaaaaaaagtattcacCCCCCGATTGAAACGCATTGGGATCTGCATTCATCAGCGTCAGGGAAAAAGTCTAATTCGTCACCTATAAAGTCACTCTTGTCATTGTCATTCCCGTTCATGAAATTTAGGAGGAGTAAAAGCCTTGTAATGATTCTAGAAGGAGCTCGTGATCCTAAGGATAAACAAATTGTCGAGTCTTTTCGCGAAATGCTTTTACAAGAATCTCTCCTGCCACCTAAGCACGATGATTATCACACTCTTctgag GTTTCTGCGCATGAGGGATTTCGACATGTCAAAATCCAAAGGAATGTTCCAAAATTATCTGAATTGGCGCAAGGAATTTCGAGTAGACCAGCTTCCGAAG GAATTCAATTTCACGGAGTACAATGAAGTGAAGAACTGTTATCCTCATGGATACCACGGAGTTGATAGATTCGGAAGACCCTTGTATATTGAGAGAATAGGGATGGTAGACCTTAACAAACTGGGGCAAGTTACCACATTTGAAAGGTTTATCAAACATCATGTGTCAGAGCAAGAGAAAACTCTCAAACTAAGATACCCTGCATGTTCTCTAGCGGCTAAAAGGCACATAGCATCCACTACAAGTATCTTGGATGTCAACGGAGTA GGAATGTCTAATTTCTCAAAGCCCGCAAGGTACCTCTTTACGGAAATTCAGAAGATCGATAGCTGTTACTATCCTGAG ACTCTAAATAAGCTATTTATTATTAATGCCGGATCTGGGTTTAGGATGCTGTGGAAAGCAGTGAAGACATTTCTAGATGAACGCACAGTAGCAAAAATTCAG GTGTTGGGCTCTAATTATCTCAGTGTGCTGCTTGAGGCTATCGAACCGAG TAATTTGCCAACTTTTCTGGGTGGTAACTGCACATGTTCCGATTACGGAGGTTGTCTGATGAGTGATCGAGGGCCctggaaaaatccagaagtGTTGGAAATGATTCAG GCTGTTAACTTGAGAGAAGAGATCGATGGTAAATGCGAGGATGTTGAGGTGGCTACAGAAGATTCCTCGATGCCTAAAAAG GTTGAGATGCAGACCAAAGATGGCGATAACACTTTGAGTCTGCTTGAGGAGACAGCGTGCGTGGGGTCAGACTCTGCATGTACTTGTAGGTTAGCAATGCAAAAAATTGATTGTCTTGAAGCTACTCTTGGAGACATACAGAAT AAAATCAAGACGCTGGAAGATGCACTTCAAAACACCATTGTGGTG gCATCGAAAGAACAAGCACAGCATTCGGGACAACCAGCAGTATAA
- the LOC114174165 gene encoding vesicle-associated protein 1-2-like has product MSTGDLLSIEPLELKFIFELKKQISCSLQLSNKTDSYVAFKVKTTNPKKYCVRPNTGIVLPRSTCDVIVTMQAQKEAPADMQCKDKFLLQSVRVEDGIAAKDITAEMFNKEAGHVVEECKLRVLYVSPPQPPSPVPEGSEEGSSPRGSVSDNGNISGADSAAVTRAFAERHDGPEKSVEAKALISRLTDEKNNAIQQNNKLRQELDMLRRESSKSRGGVSMVIVILIGLLGIIIGYLMKKT; this is encoded by the exons ATGAGCACCGGTGACCTTCTCAGCATCGAACCTCTTGAACTGAAGTTCATAT TTGAGCTCAAGAAGCAGATCTCGTGTTCTCTTCAATTGTCAAATAAGACCGATAGCTATGTAGCTTTCAAG GTGAAAACGACCAATCCAAAGAAATACTGTGTTCGTCCAAACACTGGAATTGTCTTGCCACGATCTACATGCGATGTTATCG TTACCATGCAAGCGCAAAAGGAAGCTCCGGCTGACATGCAATGCAAGGATAAATTTCTTCTTCAAAGCGTAAGAGTAGAGGATGGAATCGCCGCAAAGGATATCACTGCAGAAATG TTCAACAAGGAAGCGGGGCATGTGGTTGAGGAGTGCAAATTGAGAGTGTTGTATGTCTCTCCGCCTCAACCTCCGTCTCCAGTCCCGGAAGGTTCCGAGGAAGGATCATCACCTAGAGGTTCTGTTTCCGACAATGGAAATATCAGTGGCGCTGACTCCGCTGCA GTAACAAGAGCATTTGCTGAACGACATGATGGTCCAGAAAAGTCTGTTGAG GCAAAAGCTCTTATCTCAAGGCTGACAGATGAAAAGAATAATGCAATCCAACAAAATAACAAGCTTCGTCAGGAACTG GACATGCTGAGACGGGAAAGCAGCAAAAGTCGTGGGGGTGTCTCGATGGTCATTGTCATATTAATTGGCTTACTTGGCATAATTATTGGGTATCTCATGAAGAAGACCTAA
- the LOC114174233 gene encoding uncharacterized protein LOC114174233 — MTSLSLPIILLLSVSLHACTARFPSLSKKDTLHKELDKVKLLETLTTSSSLKDYTLQKNQQQQQKPIVEAAASGTSFQMDSPSFLAAEDERGPARSMLGTVQHHHVEETVFTKASDSAEDIVEMDYAQPHRKPPIHNEKP, encoded by the exons ATgacttctctttctcttcccaTCATCCTTCTCCTTAGTGTTTCTCTGCATGCATGCACTGCCCGGTTTCCTAGTCTTTCTAAAAAAGACACCCTTCACAAG GAACTAGACAAGGTCAAATTATTGGAGACGTTAACTACATCTAGTAGTTTGAAGGATTACACGCTACAGaaaaatcaacaacaacaacagaaaCCGATCGTAGAGGCAGCAGCTTCAG GGACATCTTTTCAAATGGATTCGCCATCCTTTCTCGCAGCAGAg GATGAGAGGGGGCCTGCACGGTCAATGCTGGGAACTGTTCAGCATCATCACGTTGAAGAAACAGTGTTTACAAAGGCTAGTGACTCTGCAGAGGACATAGTTGAAATGGACTATGCTCAACCTCATCGGAAACCACCCATTCATAATGAAAAGCCCTGA
- the LOC114174105 gene encoding phosphatidylinositol/phosphatidylcholine transfer protein SFH11 isoform X1 has protein sequence MRYRTWVVCFRGSFEHTQFQYHSSQRVFLLPTSIITLFFSEKHPFLFLFILHPTSIPSLALCCLQMRSPKALSEDRDVTIARGEEGEDELRSGFQGLKFDSGTGSGKKKKSIHPPIETHWDLHSSASGKKSNSSPIKSLLSLSFPFMKFRRSKSLVMILEGARDPKDKQIVESFREMLLQESLLPPKHDDYHTLLRFLRMRDFDMSKSKGMFQNYLNWRKEFRVDQLPKEFNFTEYNEVKNCYPHGYHGVDRFGRPLYIERIGMVDLNKLGQVTTFERFIKHHVSEQEKTLKLRYPACSLAAKRHIASTTSILDVNGVGMSNFSKPARYLFTEIQKIDSCYYPETLNKLFIINAGSGFRMLWKAVKTFLDERTVAKIQVLGSNYLSVLLEAIEPSNLPTFLGGNCTCSDYGGCLMSDRGPWKNPEVLEMIQAVNLREEIDGKCEDVEVATEDSSMPKKVEMQTKDGDNTLSLLEETACVGSDSACTCRLAMQKIDCLEATLGDIQNKIKTLEDALQNTIVVASKEQAQHSGQPAV, from the exons ATGAGATACCGAACTTGGGTGGTTTGTTTTCGCGGTTCCTTTGAACACACACAATTCCAATACCATTCTTCCCAGCGTGTGTTTCTTCTTCCTACGTCAATTATCACTCTTTTCTTCTCAGAAAAACACCCTTTCCTCTTCCTATTCATTCTTCATCCCACCTCAATTCCTTCTC TAGCATTGTGCTGTTTACAAATGAGAAGTCCGAAGGCTTTGTCCGAAGACAGGGACGTGACTATAGCAAGAGgtgaagaaggagaagatgaatTGCGTTCTGGTTTTCAGGGACTGAAGTTTGACAGTGGAACTGGTAgtggtaagaaaaaaaaaagtattcacCCCCCGATTGAAACGCATTGGGATCTGCATTCATCAGCGTCAGGGAAAAAGTCTAATTCGTCACCTATAAAGTCACTCTTGTCATTGTCATTCCCGTTCATGAAATTTAGGAGGAGTAAAAGCCTTGTAATGATTCTAGAAGGAGCTCGTGATCCTAAGGATAAACAAATTGTCGAGTCTTTTCGCGAAATGCTTTTACAAGAATCTCTCCTGCCACCTAAGCACGATGATTATCACACTCTTctgag GTTTCTGCGCATGAGGGATTTCGACATGTCAAAATCCAAAGGAATGTTCCAAAATTATCTGAATTGGCGCAAGGAATTTCGAGTAGACCAGCTTCCGAAG GAATTCAATTTCACGGAGTACAATGAAGTGAAGAACTGTTATCCTCATGGATACCACGGAGTTGATAGATTCGGAAGACCCTTGTATATTGAGAGAATAGGGATGGTAGACCTTAACAAACTGGGGCAAGTTACCACATTTGAAAGGTTTATCAAACATCATGTGTCAGAGCAAGAGAAAACTCTCAAACTAAGATACCCTGCATGTTCTCTAGCGGCTAAAAGGCACATAGCATCCACTACAAGTATCTTGGATGTCAACGGAGTA GGAATGTCTAATTTCTCAAAGCCCGCAAGGTACCTCTTTACGGAAATTCAGAAGATCGATAGCTGTTACTATCCTGAG ACTCTAAATAAGCTATTTATTATTAATGCCGGATCTGGGTTTAGGATGCTGTGGAAAGCAGTGAAGACATTTCTAGATGAACGCACAGTAGCAAAAATTCAG GTGTTGGGCTCTAATTATCTCAGTGTGCTGCTTGAGGCTATCGAACCGAG TAATTTGCCAACTTTTCTGGGTGGTAACTGCACATGTTCCGATTACGGAGGTTGTCTGATGAGTGATCGAGGGCCctggaaaaatccagaagtGTTGGAAATGATTCAG GCTGTTAACTTGAGAGAAGAGATCGATGGTAAATGCGAGGATGTTGAGGTGGCTACAGAAGATTCCTCGATGCCTAAAAAG GTTGAGATGCAGACCAAAGATGGCGATAACACTTTGAGTCTGCTTGAGGAGACAGCGTGCGTGGGGTCAGACTCTGCATGTACTTGTAGGTTAGCAATGCAAAAAATTGATTGTCTTGAAGCTACTCTTGGAGACATACAGAAT AAAATCAAGACGCTGGAAGATGCACTTCAAAACACCATTGTGGTG gCATCGAAAGAACAAGCACAGCATTCGGGACAACCAGCAGTATAA
- the LOC114174105 gene encoding phosphatidylinositol/phosphatidylcholine transfer protein SFH11 isoform X2, whose product MRYRTWVVCFRGSFEHTQFQYHSSQRVFLLPTSIITLFFSEKHPFLFLFILHPTSIPSLALCCLQMRSPKALSEDRDVTIARGEEGEDELRSGFQGLKFDSGTGSGKKKKSIHPPIETHWDLHSSASGKKSNSSPIKSLLSLSFPFMKFRRSKSLVMILEGARDPKDKQIVESFREMLLQESLLPPKHDDYHTLLRFLRMRDFDMSKSKGMFQNYLNWRKEFRVDQLPKEFNFTEYNEVKNCYPHGYHGVDRFGRPLYIERIGMVDLNKLGQVTTFERFIKHHVSEQEKTLKLRYPACSLAAKRHIASTTSILDVNGVGMSNFSKPARYLFTEIQKIDSCYYPETLNKLFIINAGSGFRMLWKAVKTFLDERTVAKIQVLGSNYLSVLLEAIEPSNLPTFLGGNCTCSDYGGCLMSDRGPWKNPEVLEMIQAVNLREEIDGKCEDVEVATEDSSMPKKTKDGDNTLSLLEETACVGSDSACTCRLAMQKIDCLEATLGDIQNKIKTLEDALQNTIVVASKEQAQHSGQPAV is encoded by the exons ATGAGATACCGAACTTGGGTGGTTTGTTTTCGCGGTTCCTTTGAACACACACAATTCCAATACCATTCTTCCCAGCGTGTGTTTCTTCTTCCTACGTCAATTATCACTCTTTTCTTCTCAGAAAAACACCCTTTCCTCTTCCTATTCATTCTTCATCCCACCTCAATTCCTTCTC TAGCATTGTGCTGTTTACAAATGAGAAGTCCGAAGGCTTTGTCCGAAGACAGGGACGTGACTATAGCAAGAGgtgaagaaggagaagatgaatTGCGTTCTGGTTTTCAGGGACTGAAGTTTGACAGTGGAACTGGTAgtggtaagaaaaaaaaaagtattcacCCCCCGATTGAAACGCATTGGGATCTGCATTCATCAGCGTCAGGGAAAAAGTCTAATTCGTCACCTATAAAGTCACTCTTGTCATTGTCATTCCCGTTCATGAAATTTAGGAGGAGTAAAAGCCTTGTAATGATTCTAGAAGGAGCTCGTGATCCTAAGGATAAACAAATTGTCGAGTCTTTTCGCGAAATGCTTTTACAAGAATCTCTCCTGCCACCTAAGCACGATGATTATCACACTCTTctgag GTTTCTGCGCATGAGGGATTTCGACATGTCAAAATCCAAAGGAATGTTCCAAAATTATCTGAATTGGCGCAAGGAATTTCGAGTAGACCAGCTTCCGAAG GAATTCAATTTCACGGAGTACAATGAAGTGAAGAACTGTTATCCTCATGGATACCACGGAGTTGATAGATTCGGAAGACCCTTGTATATTGAGAGAATAGGGATGGTAGACCTTAACAAACTGGGGCAAGTTACCACATTTGAAAGGTTTATCAAACATCATGTGTCAGAGCAAGAGAAAACTCTCAAACTAAGATACCCTGCATGTTCTCTAGCGGCTAAAAGGCACATAGCATCCACTACAAGTATCTTGGATGTCAACGGAGTA GGAATGTCTAATTTCTCAAAGCCCGCAAGGTACCTCTTTACGGAAATTCAGAAGATCGATAGCTGTTACTATCCTGAG ACTCTAAATAAGCTATTTATTATTAATGCCGGATCTGGGTTTAGGATGCTGTGGAAAGCAGTGAAGACATTTCTAGATGAACGCACAGTAGCAAAAATTCAG GTGTTGGGCTCTAATTATCTCAGTGTGCTGCTTGAGGCTATCGAACCGAG TAATTTGCCAACTTTTCTGGGTGGTAACTGCACATGTTCCGATTACGGAGGTTGTCTGATGAGTGATCGAGGGCCctggaaaaatccagaagtGTTGGAAATGATTCAG GCTGTTAACTTGAGAGAAGAGATCGATGGTAAATGCGAGGATGTTGAGGTGGCTACAGAAGATTCCTCGATGCCTAAAAAG ACCAAAGATGGCGATAACACTTTGAGTCTGCTTGAGGAGACAGCGTGCGTGGGGTCAGACTCTGCATGTACTTGTAGGTTAGCAATGCAAAAAATTGATTGTCTTGAAGCTACTCTTGGAGACATACAGAAT AAAATCAAGACGCTGGAAGATGCACTTCAAAACACCATTGTGGTG gCATCGAAAGAACAAGCACAGCATTCGGGACAACCAGCAGTATAA
- the LOC114173956 gene encoding autophagy-related protein 8f isoform X2, protein MARSYFKQEHDLEKRRAEAARIREKYPDRIPVIVEKAERSDIPSIDKKKYLVPADLTVGQFVYVIRKRIKLSAEKAIFIFVDNVLPPTGELRSNYVCHI, encoded by the exons ATGGCAAGGAGCTACTTCAAACAAGAGCATGATCTTG agaaGAGAAGAGCTGAGGCTGCTAGGATTAGAGAAAAATACCCAGACAGGATCCCG GTTATTGTGGAGAAGGCAGAAAGAAGTGACATCCCAAGTATTGACAAGAAAAA GTACCTTGTCCCTGCTGACCTGACTGTTGGACAATTTGTCTACGTGATCCGCAAAAGGATCAAGCTAAGTGCAGAAAAGGCAATCTTTATATTTGTGGACAACGTCCTTCCTCCTACAGGTGAACTGAG GAGCAATTATGTCTGCCATATATGA
- the LOC114167671 gene encoding probable aspartyl protease At4g16563 encodes MPPPLFLLCFMLCISHTHQIILLPLTNSISKTQFNSTHHLLKATSTRSASRFHRQRHNQNSISLPLSSGSDYTLSFSLASNPSQSITLYMDTGSDLVWFPCAPFECILCEGKFNATTPLNVTRSHRVSCQSPACSAAHSSMSSPDLCAIARCPLDNIETSDCSSATCPPFYYAYGDGSFIARLYRDSLSMSSLFLKNFTFGCAHTALAEPTGVAGFGRGLLSLPAQLATLSPNLGNRFSYCLVSHSFDQQRVRKPSPLILGRYDDSGEGSEFVYTSMLRNPKHPYFYCVGLAGISVGKRTIPAPEMLRRVNRRGDGGVVVDSGTTFTMLPASLYNSVVSEFDRRVGRVQKRASMVEEKTGLGPCYFLEGLVEVPTVTWHFVGNDSNVVLPRENYFYEFLDGSYGIRRKVGCLMLMNGGDESELSGGPGATLGNYQQQGFEVVYDLENQRVGFAKRQCASLWDSLNRHKS; translated from the coding sequence ATGCCTCCTCCTCTGTTCCTCCTCTGTTTCATGCTCTGCATTTCCCACACACACCAAATCATTCTGTTACCCTTAACAAACTCAATTTCGAAAACCCAATTCAACAGTACCCATCACCTCCTCAAAGCCACCTCCACTCGCTCAGCCTCGCGCTTCCACCGGCAGCGGCACAACCAGAACTCAATCTCTCTGCCACTGTCATCAGGAAGCGACTACACCCTTTCCTTCAGCTTAGCTTCAAACCCTTCTCAATCCATAACCCTTTACATGGACACAGGCAGCGACCTCGTCTGGTTCCCATGCGCTCCCTTCGAGTGCATTCTCTGTGAAGGCAAATTCAACGCTACGACACCCCTCAACGTCACGCGCTCCCACCGCGTCTCTTGCCAATCCCCTGCATGCTCCGCAGCACACTCCTCCATGTCCTCCCCTGACCTCTGCGCAATCGCACGTTGTCCTCTCGACAATATCGAAACCTCTGATTGCTCTTCTGCCACCTGTCCACCTTTCTACTACGCTTACGGCGACGGAAGCTTCATCGCGCGCCTTTACCGCGATTCTCTATCCATGTCCtctctttttcttaaaaacttCACCTTCGGTTGCGCCCACACCGCACTCGCCGAACCCACCGGCGTCGCAGGTTTCGGTCGGGGCTTGTTGTCCCTCCCTGCGCAACTTGCTACCCTCTCCCCAAACCTCGGTAACCGTTTTTCTTACTGTCTGGTTTCTCACTCTTTCGATCAACAACGAGTTCGCAAACCGAGTCCACTCATTCTCGGCCGCTACGACGATTCTGGCGAGGGTAGTGAGTTTGTTTACACGTCCATGCTTCGGAACCCGAAGCATCCTTATTTCTACTGCGTCGGACTCGCCGGAATCTCCGTCGGGAAGAGGACTATTCCGGCTCCGGAGATGCTGCGGAGGGTGAACCGCAGAGGGGACGGCGGCGTGGTTGTTGACAGCGGAACCACGTTCACGATGTTGCCGGCGAGTTTGTATAACTCGGTGGTGAGTGAGTTTGACCGGCGAGTGGGGCGAGTTCAGAAACGCGCGAGTATGGTGGAGGAGAAAACGGGCCTTGGGCCGTGTTATTTTTTGGAAGGGTTGGTGGAGGTGCCTACGGTGACGTGGCACTTTGTGGGGAATGATTCAAATGTGGTGCTGCCTAGGGAGAACTATTTTTATGAGTTTTTGGACGGTAGTTATGGGATTAGGAGGAAGGTGGGGTGCTTGATGTTGATGAACGGTGGTGATGAGAGTGAGTTGAGCGGTGGACCTGGGGCCACACTTGGGAACTATCAGCAGCAAGGGTTTGAGGTGGTGTATGACTTGGAAAACCAGCGCGTGGGTTTCGCTAAGAGGCAATGCGCTTCGCTTTGGGATAGCCTCAACCGTCACAAAAGCTAG